One region of Pygocentrus nattereri isolate fPygNat1 chromosome 14, fPygNat1.pri, whole genome shotgun sequence genomic DNA includes:
- the swsap1 gene encoding ATPase SWSAP1 isoform X3, with protein sequence MVDILDIVFKRFSLQRHVSSNINVSALENGVLVVGDENINRSLLFLAAVTAASELGIKVLFFTQSQFQSLPVNFQGSASSGLKPEYLKKIRFVYPKTLDDLLEDVASLHELVAEAAALPSLVIVDSLERYVCGPAAQNRPQQETQSAAAHVVALLHDTAAFLTQNLENEAQCRVIVSIQPEWKGQGGCDQLVLDPILFVLERYLQVQGCRLMGIVPQRNNCGGM encoded by the exons ATGGTCGATATCCTTGATATCGTTTTTAAACGATTTAGTTTACAGCGCCATGTATCCAGTAACATAAACGTGTCTGCTCTGGAGAATGGCGTTTTGGTGGTAGGAGATGAAAACATCAACAGATCCCTGTTGTTCCTGGCAGCTGTAACAGCTGCTTCAGAATTAGGAATCAAAGTACTGTTTTTCACTCAAAGCCAGTTTCAGAGCCTTCCAGTTAACTTCCAGGGATCCGCCTCCAGTGGCCTGAAGCCTGAATATCTGAAG aAAATTAGATTTGTATACCCCAAGACCTTAGATGATCTGCTGGAGGATGTGGCATCCCTTCACGAGCTGGTGGCAGAGGCTGCAGCGCTCCCTTCCTTGGTCATCGTGGACAGTTTGGAGCGGTACGTGTGCGGCCCGGCAGCACAGAACAGACCCCAGCAGGAAACTCAAAGCGCAGCAGCTCATGTGGTGGCCCTTCTGCATGACACAGCTGCTTTCCTCACCCAGAAcctggagaatgaggcccagtgcAGGGTCATCGTCTCCATTCAGCCTGAATGGAAAGGCCAAGGTGGGTGTGATCAGTTAGTATTGGACCCCATCCTCTTTGTCTTGGAGCGCTACCTGCAG GTCCAGGGCTGCAGGTTGATGGGAATAGTACCGCAGAGGAACAACTGCGGTGGCATGTAG
- the swsap1 gene encoding ATPase SWSAP1 isoform X2, producing MVDILDIVFKRFSLQRHVSSNINVSALENGVLVVGDENINRSLLFLAAVTAASELGIKVLFFTQSQFQSLPVNFQGSASSGLKPEYLKKIRFVYPKTLDDLLEDVASLHELVAEAAALPSLVIVDSLERYVCGPAAQNRPQQETQSAAAHVVALLHDTAAFLTQNLENEAQCRVIVSIQPEWKGQGPGLQVDGNSTAEEQLRWHVVLQPNGALEFCPVSPEPGEIPQGQNPVEVNNEHVPLAITDS from the exons ATGGTCGATATCCTTGATATCGTTTTTAAACGATTTAGTTTACAGCGCCATGTATCCAGTAACATAAACGTGTCTGCTCTGGAGAATGGCGTTTTGGTGGTAGGAGATGAAAACATCAACAGATCCCTGTTGTTCCTGGCAGCTGTAACAGCTGCTTCAGAATTAGGAATCAAAGTACTGTTTTTCACTCAAAGCCAGTTTCAGAGCCTTCCAGTTAACTTCCAGGGATCCGCCTCCAGTGGCCTGAAGCCTGAATATCTGAAG aAAATTAGATTTGTATACCCCAAGACCTTAGATGATCTGCTGGAGGATGTGGCATCCCTTCACGAGCTGGTGGCAGAGGCTGCAGCGCTCCCTTCCTTGGTCATCGTGGACAGTTTGGAGCGGTACGTGTGCGGCCCGGCAGCACAGAACAGACCCCAGCAGGAAACTCAAAGCGCAGCAGCTCATGTGGTGGCCCTTCTGCATGACACAGCTGCTTTCCTCACCCAGAAcctggagaatgaggcccagtgcAGGGTCATCGTCTCCATTCAGCCTGAATGGAAAGGCCAAG GTCCAGGGCTGCAGGTTGATGGGAATAGTACCGCAGAGGAACAACTGCGGTGGCATGTAGTCCTGCAGCCTAATGGGGCACTGGAGTTCTGCCCAGTCAGTCCAGAACCAGGGGAGATACCACAGGGACAAAACCCTGTGGAAGTGAACAATGAGCATGTGCCACTTGCCATCACAGATTCCTAA
- the swsap1 gene encoding ATPase SWSAP1 isoform X1 → MVDILDIVFKRFSLQRHVSSNINVSALENGVLVVGDENINRSLLFLAAVTAASELGIKVLFFTQSQFQSLPVNFQGSASSGLKPEYLKKIRFVYPKTLDDLLEDVASLHELVAEAAALPSLVIVDSLERYVCGPAAQNRPQQETQSAAAHVVALLHDTAAFLTQNLENEAQCRVIVSIQPEWKGQGGCDQLVLDPILFVLERYLQVRCTLEKLRIGEEQNKWLLCLSGPGLQVDGNSTAEEQLRWHVVLQPNGALEFCPVSPEPGEIPQGQNPVEVNNEHVPLAITDS, encoded by the exons ATGGTCGATATCCTTGATATCGTTTTTAAACGATTTAGTTTACAGCGCCATGTATCCAGTAACATAAACGTGTCTGCTCTGGAGAATGGCGTTTTGGTGGTAGGAGATGAAAACATCAACAGATCCCTGTTGTTCCTGGCAGCTGTAACAGCTGCTTCAGAATTAGGAATCAAAGTACTGTTTTTCACTCAAAGCCAGTTTCAGAGCCTTCCAGTTAACTTCCAGGGATCCGCCTCCAGTGGCCTGAAGCCTGAATATCTGAAG aAAATTAGATTTGTATACCCCAAGACCTTAGATGATCTGCTGGAGGATGTGGCATCCCTTCACGAGCTGGTGGCAGAGGCTGCAGCGCTCCCTTCCTTGGTCATCGTGGACAGTTTGGAGCGGTACGTGTGCGGCCCGGCAGCACAGAACAGACCCCAGCAGGAAACTCAAAGCGCAGCAGCTCATGTGGTGGCCCTTCTGCATGACACAGCTGCTTTCCTCACCCAGAAcctggagaatgaggcccagtgcAGGGTCATCGTCTCCATTCAGCCTGAATGGAAAGGCCAAGGTGGGTGTGATCAGTTAGTATTGGACCCCATCCTCTTTGTCTTGGAGCGCTACCTGCAGGTGAGGTGCACCTTAGAAAAGTTGAGGATAGGTGAGGAGCAAAATAAGTGGCTGCTCTGTCTCTCAGGTCCAGGGCTGCAGGTTGATGGGAATAGTACCGCAGAGGAACAACTGCGGTGGCATGTAGTCCTGCAGCCTAATGGGGCACTGGAGTTCTGCCCAGTCAGTCCAGAACCAGGGGAGATACCACAGGGACAAAACCCTGTGGAAGTGAACAATGAGCATGTGCCACTTGCCATCACAGATTCCTAA